The Scleropages formosus chromosome 20, fSclFor1.1, whole genome shotgun sequence genomic interval ATTTTAGACTTTGTTTGAATGTTTCCTCAAGAACTTGACAgatatacattacatttattcttaacAAAATGCTGGTTTCCCTCCCCACTTTTCCTAACAGTCTACAATATTTTGGTGTAtgcaggtgtgtgagtgactgtgggGCCAAGATTCTGTAAATTTCCAATACATACCCAGTCCTCGTGAGGCTACATCCGTGGCAATGAGAATTGGTGCTTTACCACTACGAAACTCTAGAATGAGGGAGAGCAATATAAAAATCACAACAGAACTTAAAGCAAGGTCTTATAATACCACTCGCCTCTGTTAGCTTCACAGTCATACCTGACAGGACCCAGTCTCTCTCAGGTTGGCTCTTGTCACCATGGATGCACATTGCAGGCCACCTAAAAGGCAACGCAAGAACAGGCTCACAAAAAAGAACCTAAGCAGACACCATATTAGGAGTTTCGTAAGAGAAAACTAACTTTAACACTACTACACTGGCTGAAGTCACTCAAAAGCATTAAACACTTTTATACCAGCAATATCAAGTAAAATAAGTGACATTGGGTTTGAAATCTCTGAAAGATATtgattgcaaaaaaattaacagttaaAAAAGTGGCTAAAGCCAAATGGCAACCCTCTCCTTTGTGTGAATGGCAAACACTCAGGGAAAGGTTTAGAACTGAAGTTGAGAGTGATTCCCAGGCCACATACAAATTCAAGCAATAAACTGAGCAACAGGGACAGAGTGGTACAGTTCCACCGATTCCTCACCCATCACGCCTCATCCGACGAGTGAGCTCATCGCAACGTTTCTTGGTTTCAACAAAGATGATGGTCTTGTTCTCCTTCTCAGCCATGATCTCTTCCATAAGCTGAATGAGCCTGAGAAAAGccaggggtcaaaggtcacaaaaCTCAGAATTTTCATTCACATTGCTTTTAAATGGGTGTCCATAAGAAGGGTCTAACTGCTACATCCTCGATAtatcaacaaaaaaatgaatagagCAAATTAATTAGCCTCACTTGTTGTCCTTCTCGTTCTCCATGCAGACATCCACAATCTGCAAGATGTTATGGTTTGCACTCAGCTCCAGGGCTCCCACATTGATCTGCACATAGTCTCGCAGGAAGTCTTCCGCCAGCTGACGTACCTCCTTTGGCCAGGTAGCGCTCCACATAAGGGTTTGCCTGTCCGGCTATGGTGAGGGTTTGACAGATATCAACTAGACGGTCACAAGCACCAGCAGAACGAAGACTCCCAAAACTCCAACGATATTTACTTTTGCTTCGCTTACCCGGATCTGGTCGACGATCTTACGAATCTGTGGTTCGAAACCCATGTCTAGCATGCGGTCAGCCTCGTCCAGCACCAGGTACGTGCAGCGGCGCAGGTTGGTCTTTCCTGCCTCCAGGAAGTCTATTAGCCGGCCTGGGGTGGCAATGCAGATCTCCACACCTGTGACAACAGGAGAGCTGGAAATGATGGTCCACAAACACTTTCCAGGACCTGGGTGTATTCACCCAGTGAGGTATGCAGCAAACATTTCCTACTACAACATCCATGGATAATTGGTACTGGTCAGTAGTCTGAAGGACACATTCAGTGTAGTTTCTTGGAACACTTCTTCAAGAAGTACTTGCAACCTGTAGCACTCAATGTTTTTAAAGTACTGCATTATGTTGAACATGTGCAATAAGTACAACCAGAACTGTGTTGTGCAGTTCGTGAGACGACTGACCTCTCTCCAGGTCTCGTATCTGTGGCCCCTTGGGTGCGCCCCCATAAACACAGGTACTCTTAATGCGAGATGACTTGCCATAATCgtaggccacctgctgcacctgctGTGCCAGCTCGCGAGTTGGAGCCAGTACCAGGCACTAGGCAGAGGGAGAGACTGGGCTTAGTTGAAAATGAGAAGGGCGTAGGGCATCAACACATCATGGACACACAGGACTATTTATCCTAATACACTGTGTACTCACAATTGGGCCATCTCCACGCTCCAGGTAGGGCTGGTGATTGATATGCACAATAGCTGGGAGAAGATACTAGAACAAGGAAAGCAAAAGAGGGAAAGTGTAATTCAAGCctcaaatgaaaagcaaaagtgCCTGAAGACATAGTCAAGAAGCACAAAACCAGGCACATAGTAACAGTATGAAAACCATTAATATCACAGGGGGGAGTGTAAACAGAAGGTAAATAAATATCCTAAATCTCCTAAAtcaaaacatttactgtaataCATTTTGACCTAAAATGTAGGAATGCAttactactattactattactattttGGCCATTTAGCACAAATGATCCTAAATGACTGTgagtgtatgcatgtgtgtatgaaCAAAGATGACAGCAGCAACGCAGATCTTCTCTTTCCCTTACCGCAAGGGTCTTGCCAGAGCCAGTCTGCGCGATGCCCACCATGTCCCGCCCACTTAGCGCCAGCGGGAAACCCTGGGCCTGGATAGGCGTGGGCTCTTTGAAGTTCTGCTGTATCAGAACGTCCATGACATACTCTGGCAATGGCAAAAGGTTGGGCAGTAGTTTgagcgggggaaaaaaaaaaacaaaaacacatatgATCCAAAATTCAAGGTTAAAGAGGCCATCTTTTTAACTAtactaaaaatgtatgaatatttaaGTGCATTAAAAGACAAAACTACCTTTTGTGTTACAACTTTCTcaagattcttttttttatcttaaacACCAAAAAAGTGTTCTTCACTTGGCCCTATTATATAATTTGTAACGGAGAACACAACCTGTGTTTGAACTGCCACCCAACACGCAGCAGTAAAATGCAAccagacaaaagaaaaatttcagaGTGCAGAAGTCAACTCCCAccatgtttacagctcatgtctggtgctGAGCCAGTGATTTTAATAACGTTAGTAAGAAGAGGTGAACtgttaccatgaaaaccacagcGAGCGTAACAAAGCAGAAACCGGTCACAAGATGTGTGTTTGCTAATTGCTCAAATGGCATCAAATAGCAGTTTTGAAGATTAACGGTTTTTATTCCCAGCCATTTTAAATTGGTCTTAGTCACTTATTACAAATATCAAAGGAGTGACGACTCGCTGAGGAGTGACTATATAATTCCgtgtttcacaaaaacaccCATCGCGAAGCACACATGCACAGTCCCTCTCGCAGGACAGCCTGAACGTGTGCCGTTTGCGTGATCGCCCGTCATCTTTGCCTCCACACTCACGGGGGAAGTTCGCCTGGTGGAAGGCGGTGACCGGCTTGGGGCAGCCCGATCCCCTGATGGTGATCTCCTTCTTCCGGCGAAAGTCCTCCACATCGTACTAGAGACAAGGGACACGGGAGGGGGATTGATTGGCCTGTCACGCACAACCCGTGCGAGGCACGTAAGGAAAAGCGGGCACCGAAACCATACCTGCGTCATGCGCTGCACCTCCGAGTGCTCCGTATAGAAGTTCTTCTCAAACTTGGGCAGCTCATCCAGATCCCACTTCTTCTTGCGCAGACGTTCCCCAGGGTTCCCGAACTTGCCACTTCTGCTCGACCCAAAACGTGTGCTGCTGGGGGGGTTAAACAGGAAGAGGGACACATGAAAGTAGCTATAATGCAACCTTGGTTTCCAGTTTCAACAGATCAGctgttgttttctgtgtaaaCCAGCTCTCTGCTCTAAGGTACAGAGTAGTTCCCCCCAAGTGAGTGAGTCCCCTTCACTTTTGGCTGCTGCACCAGCATGTTATTAACTGCCTTATCATGTGAACTCGAACTGCTTTTTAGTAGTGAGAGACAagttcagtaaaattacacatcaACATGTAAGTAGTTAATTTTatgcaggctgtgtgtgtgtgtgtgtcatgaggAGCAGTTTTACTCTCTTCTTTTTACCCTCCGCGGTCGCGTCCCCGGTCTCTGTCCCTGTCgcgctctctgtctctgtctccatACGAGGAACTTCCCCGCATCTCGGCAGACTTCAGTTGATATTAACCagcaagaaaattaaaacacaaaaaaaagtctgcGGTATTCAGTCTGAGACACGTCTCTCCTCAgcctgagaagaaaaaaaaaaaacttaaaaaggcCACGGCCTCACCAGCGCTACTTCTGGATTTCAGCTTCCAAAACACTTTTCTCGAGCTAAAGAAGTATAACAAGCAAAGTAATTCGGTGAATTTTACAGATAAAGCAAGAAATCGCTTCCAGAgtgaattctgaatttttttgtcgGTTAAAAGTATTTCGCAGAAAAACAACTACAAGATGGAGGACGGCTTACTTCGCGAAGGAATTGCCTCGTAATTCTGCGTAACTGTCGCCGGGTGACACGCGGATCCACGTGCAGAACTGGCGTAGGACGTTTAGAGAATCCAGATTACGGCCGTTTACGGAATGACGTAAGCACGCTGTGAACGATACGCGCCTTTTGTGTTTACGACATTTTACGGAAGGGGCTCTAATGGGAACAAAGTTTGCGACAGCGAAACGCTAGTAACTCTCAGCAGTACTTTATGGTCAATATTAAAGCACACAAATAtcagtgtatatgtattttattcgTGCAGGTTTTAACTAAAATTTACAGGCCTCGTGCTTaaagttgttttcttttcattccttcTCCATTACTGTAACACTACTGCCTAAAACTAATCATGTGCACTGTATTTTCACCTACCAATATAATAACTTACTCTCAAAGATAGTACTGcacatattgtttttatttcttatgcCGCATCTTGAAAAAGCTCTTACCATCCTCTGTTCCAGCCATGTCTATATGAACTTGTATgctattaatttatattaattgaaTCAAGGGACACTGAAAGGccccagtttttgttttctcattatATTTGTCTTAGAACTCCTTCACAAGTCAGTTTGAGGGAGAAGAACACAAGTATCGAGGGTTCAGATAGACTCGTATTTTGTCCAAACTGACTTTACAATTTTAGGCGATTTTCCTACAGCCTTCTTGGTTACATGCATTTCTCAAGGAACCTGTGTCTTGAACAAaagccttcaggttacaagtctgtCCTTAAATCTCCACACTACCTGCTCCCCTGAACtcatcaaaatgtgaaaatcttaaatatggtaaaaaaaaaaaaaaaaggggagatgAGAGGCAGGAGTGAAAACAAGTCATGGGGAAAGGTGTTGGCAGAAAAAGTATGAGTCTGAGGTGAGATATCCGTTCCTCCTCACCATAATTTACAAAGGATCTTactcataaaaatacaaaatgtacagCTGGTGCTGTTATATGAGGAGAACAGAATATGCACAGGAAAACGTGCCTCTTCTAGCCACTGAATTTGACTGTCGCAGTGACCAATGTTGTCGTCTGCAGCTGAAACGGCTGCTAGTCGCTGACtgcatgtaaatttaaaaagccaCTAATCCTATTAAATCGGTTGTGTGTCCACAGTCGAAGCATTAACGCACATTAATCATCCATTTGTAATATCATTATCATAAAATTGCAGTTTAGTCACTTCAAAGTTCATGTCCTGTTTCGAGTTATTTCCATTCCACTCACAGTTTTATTgtgattatatttatatttaagtaGAAAAGATGATCGAGTTCCAGCCCGGAGTGCCCTGGAAGGGATTCCAGAGCGCCGACCCAGAGTCTGACCCCTACGTGACCCCAGGCAGTGTC includes:
- the LOC108940025 gene encoding probable ATP-dependent RNA helicase DDX17 isoform X1, producing MRGSSSYGDRDRERDRDRDRGRDRGGSTRFGSSRSGKFGNPGERLRKKKWDLDELPKFEKNFYTEHSEVQRMTQYDVEDFRRKKEITIRGSGCPKPVTAFHQANFPQYVMDVLIQQNFKEPTPIQAQGFPLALSGRDMVGIAQTGSGKTLAYLLPAIVHINHQPYLERGDGPICLVLAPTRELAQQVQQVAYDYGKSSRIKSTCVYGGAPKGPQIRDLERGVEICIATPGRLIDFLEAGKTNLRRCTYLVLDEADRMLDMGFEPQIRKIVDQIRPDRQTLMWSATWPKEVRQLAEDFLRDYVQINVGALELSANHNILQIVDVCMENEKDNKLIQLMEEIMAEKENKTIIFVETKKRCDELTRRMRRDGWPAMCIHGDKSQPERDWVLSEFRSGKAPILIATDVASRGLDVEDVKFVINYDYPNSSEDYVHRIGRTARSTNKGTAYTFFTPGNLRQARDLVRVLEEARQAINPKLLQLVDSGRGGGGGRSRYRNMGSSANNPNLMYQEECERRMRSVGGGSKDGRGGSDGGTGGSSSSGSSYSRDGRGGGSSRDGDRSSSSSYRDRGSRDSRSNSSYGTGSNSTSSFTSSSGDQYQSYSGSGSGQYNGRSGSQMGAGSSSAGSGVADPSGQQQGQFGNLGARTGQPPPPSAGPQPLMAQQFAPPQPMIAFMGQPPYPFAPPPPPPPPPPRN
- the LOC108940025 gene encoding probable ATP-dependent RNA helicase DDX17 isoform X2, which codes for MRGSSSYGDRDRERDRDRDRGRDRGGTRFGSSRSGKFGNPGERLRKKKWDLDELPKFEKNFYTEHSEVQRMTQYDVEDFRRKKEITIRGSGCPKPVTAFHQANFPQYVMDVLIQQNFKEPTPIQAQGFPLALSGRDMVGIAQTGSGKTLAYLLPAIVHINHQPYLERGDGPICLVLAPTRELAQQVQQVAYDYGKSSRIKSTCVYGGAPKGPQIRDLERGVEICIATPGRLIDFLEAGKTNLRRCTYLVLDEADRMLDMGFEPQIRKIVDQIRPDRQTLMWSATWPKEVRQLAEDFLRDYVQINVGALELSANHNILQIVDVCMENEKDNKLIQLMEEIMAEKENKTIIFVETKKRCDELTRRMRRDGWPAMCIHGDKSQPERDWVLSEFRSGKAPILIATDVASRGLDVEDVKFVINYDYPNSSEDYVHRIGRTARSTNKGTAYTFFTPGNLRQARDLVRVLEEARQAINPKLLQLVDSGRGGGGGRSRYRNMGSSANNPNLMYQEECERRMRSVGGGSKDGRGGSDGGTGGSSSSGSSYSRDGRGGGSSRDGDRSSSSSYRDRGSRDSRSNSSYGTGSNSTSSFTSSSGDQYQSYSGSGSGQYNGRSGSQMGAGSSSAGSGVADPSGQQQGQFGNLGARTGQPPPPSAGPQPLMAQQFAPPQPMIAFMGQPPYPFAPPPPPPPPPPRN